A section of the Hordeum vulgare subsp. vulgare unplaced genomic scaffold, MorexV3_pseudomolecules_assembly, whole genome shotgun sequence genome encodes:
- the LOC123417900 gene encoding rust resistance kinase Lr10-like has product MQLSCSRDDIILDHPVLGSCKVTEIYYRHRVINVAPLAEPAMQCPLQRLISTNLATDVYKLPPSRTTLLMHTYMIYHETVRLFLEAFQYPTAMIYMAQTYKTILPSTKKRVQSSVLVKQHSLGTSVTLPMSANSVNVKVDTVDSVHEAVKHSASPMVPMSSQLRSRYNEEINMKVEMFLKAYGTSKPTRYTFRDVKKIARRFKDKLGQGGFGSVYKGELPNGVPVAVKMLESSTGEGEDFINEVATIGLIHHANIVRLLGFCSEGMRRALIYEFMPNESLEKYIFPQVPNISRQLLAPNKMLDIALGIARGMEYLHQGCNQRILHFDIKPHNILLDYNFNPKISDFGLAKLCARDQSIITLTAARGTMGYIAPEVYSRNFGGVSYKSDVYSFGMLVLEMVSGRRNSDPSVEYQDEVYLPEWVYERVISGHEWELTSEMTGEEKEKMRQLTIVALWCIQWNPKNRPSMTKVVNMLTGRLQNLQIPPKPFVSSENHHPRT; this is encoded by the exons ATGCAGTTATCATGCTCCCGGGATGACATAATCCTGGATCACCCTGTTCTTGGCTCCTGCAAAGTGACCGAGATCTACTACAGACACCGTGTCATCAACGTCGCCCCGCTTGCGGAACCTGCGATGCAGTGCCCACTTCAGAGGCTCATCTCAACAAATTTAGCAACTGATGTGTACAAACTACCTCCATCACGAACGACCCTG CTTATGCATACATATATGATCTACCACGAGACTGTGAGGCTGTTTCTAGAGGCATTCCAGTACCCTACAGCTATGATATACATGGCCCAAACTTACAAGACGATCTTGCCTTCAACAAAAAAGCGAGTGCAGTCATCAGTTTTGGTGAAACAACATTCACTTGGTACCTCAGTAACCTTACCGATGTCTGCCAACAGTGTGAACGTGAAGGTCGACACTGTGGATTCAGTTCACGAAGCCGTCAAGCATTCTGCCAGCCCCATG GTACCCATGTCGTCCCAATTGCGG TCAAGGTACAATGAAGAGATAAATATGAAGGTTGAAATGTTTCTCAAGGCATATGGCACATCGAAACCTACAAGATACACCTTCCGTGATGTTAAGAAGATAGCAAGAAGGTTCAAGGATAAACTCGGTCAGGGTGGATTCGGAAGTGTGTACAAAGGCGAGCTACCAAATGGAGTACCCGTGGCAGTCAAGATGCTAGAGAGCTCTACAGGAGAGGGGGAGGACTTCATCAATGAAGTTGCAACCATTGGACTGATCCACCATGCAAATATCGTACGTCTCTTGGGCTTTTGCTCCGAAGGAATGAGACGGGCCCTTATTTATGAATTCATGCCTAACGAGTCACTGGAGAAATACATATTCCCACAAGTTCCGAATATCTCTCGACAGCTCCTAGCACCCAACAAAATGCTAGATATTGCTTTAGGCATTGCCAGAGGAATGGAATACCTGCATCAAGGCTGCAACCAGCGCATCCTCCACTTTGACATCAAGCCACATAACATCCTGCTGGACTACAACttcaatccaaagatctcagactTTGGCCTTGCAAAGCTGTGTGCAAGGGACCAAAGCATCATTACCTTGACTGCAGCCAGAGGCACAATGGGATACATCGCACCAGAGGTATATTCTCGGAACTTTGGAGGGGTGTCTTACAAGTCAGACGTGTACAGTTTCGGCATGCTGGTGCTAGAAATGGTGAGTGGAAGGAGGAACTCAGACCCAAGTGTTGAGTACCAGGACGAGGTATATCTCCCTGAATGGGTCTACGAGAGAGTAATCAGTGGACATGAATGGGAGCTTACTTCAGAAATgacaggagaagaaaaagaaaagatgaggcAGCTGACTATTGTGGCCCTGTGGTGTATCCAGTGGAACCCGAAGAATCGGCCATCAATGACAAAGGTGGTAAACATGTTAACTGGGAGGTTGCAGAACCTACAGATTCCCCCTAAGCCCTTTGTGTCGTCTGAAAATCATCATCCTAGAACATAA